The proteins below are encoded in one region of Apostichopus japonicus isolate 1M-3 chromosome 4, ASM3797524v1, whole genome shotgun sequence:
- the LOC139966306 gene encoding HSPB1-associated protein 1-like gives MAAPMNHNNKVTLAKNNLEKFKVSCGIDPEDANSPHVIRGVTETWPCISWSVSKLGELVGNKLVKFRIGLRRIRNGKVLWESLCSYEEAKLSDFEEWCSLSQGTLSQQNPLRKYDREKFWCYADYKYMKDLFCDKQQIFEAIPWDSLGLNGYNGEQSTIWIGSSRAHTVCHQDAYGFNLVAQIQGRKKWYLFPPEQTDCLYPTRLPYEESSIFSEVNITEPDLTIHPRFQDSTPHVIVLEPGDVLYVPRHWWHYVECLDTSISVNCWVELENDHLSRLHESVTRMLVYGLLHHHPQQNDLNPDWLNPTETLTSYNTNLLYLENSLEILKQLNGQRKAKGEASDKWDGREAGISFKSHEPVERKLMSADSSEEHILRDGMLLDDEKQGVGQVVKGEDMERKSSKRTRSKLSLESRKRKQCAMTVSRIPPISVDEMLGCKYTENGGGASKDKDREDRGIMEVLTQCVTDPRVVAMVTDLLLEKLQNR, from the exons ATGGCTGCCCCCATGAATCACAACAACAAAGTTACTTTAGCTAAAAACAACCTTGAAAAGTTCAAAGTAAGCTGCGGAATTGATCCGGAGGATGCCAATAGCCCACATGTTATCCGCGGTGTAACGGAAACTTGGCCATGCATTTCATGGTCCGTTTCCAAGCTTGGTGAATTAGTTGGAAACAAACTTGTGAAGTTTCGAATTGGTCTTCGGCGAATTCGAAACG GTAAAGTTCTGTGGGAGAGCCTGTGTTCCTATGAAGAAGCAAAATTGAGCGATTTTGAAGAATGGTGTTCGCTGTCACAGGGGACACTATCTCAGCAAAATCCACTCCGGAAATATGACAGGGAAAAGTTTTGGTGCTATGCTGACTACAAGTATATGAAGGATCTCTTCTGTGATAAGCAGCAGATATTTGAG GCCATTCCATGGGATTCTCTTGGTCTCAATGGTTACAATGGTGAACAAAGCACTATATGGATAGGTTCCAGTAGAGCTCACACAGTTTGCCATCAAGATGCGTATGGTTTCAATCTTGTTGCTCAGATTCAGGGCAG GAAAAAATGGTATCTTTTTCCACCAGAGCAGACGGACTGTTTGTACCCCACACGTCTTCCATACGAAGAGTCAAGCATTTTCAGTGAGGTGAACATAACAGAGCCGGATTTAACCATTCATCCTAGATTTCAAGATTCCACGCCACATGTGATTGTCCTAGAACCCGGAGATGTCTTGTACGTGCCTAGACATTGGTGGCATTATGTGGAATGTCTAGATACCAGTATCAGCGTAAACTGCTGGGTAGAACTG GAGAACGATCATCTGAGTCGATTACACGAATCTGTCACAAGGATGTTAGTCTACGGACTTCTCCATCATCACCCGCAGCAGAATGATCTTAATCCTGATTGGTTAAATCCTACAGAG ACACTCACATCTTATAACACCAACTTATTATACTTGGAAAATTCTCTAGAGATTTTGAAGCAGCTGAATGGCCAAAGAAAAGCTAAAGGAGAAGCCAGTGATAAATGGGATGGAAGAGAGGCAGGAATCTCTTTTAAAAGCCACGAGCCAGTAGAGAGAAAACTCATGTCAGCTGATTCATCTGAAGAACACATTTTGAGAGATGGAATGCTACTGGATGATGAGAAGCAAGGCGTCGGTCAAGTTGTAAAGGGTGAAGATATGGAGAGGAAGTCATCTAAGAGAACTCGTTCCAAACTCAGTCTTGAGAGTAGAAAACGAAAACAATGTGCAATGACAGTTTCTCGGATTCCTCCGATATCTGTCGACGAAATGCTCGGATGCAAGTACACAGAGAATGGGGGAGGTGCATCGAAGGACAAAGATAGAGAAGACCGGGGTATCATGGAGGTACTTACTCAGTGTGTGACTGATCCTAGGgttgttgccatggttactGATTTATTATTGGAGAAATTGCAAAATAGGTGA
- the LOC139966309 gene encoding uncharacterized protein: MSEDSDPQPEGTSSSETFQEQYAEALALLEAEFIDRYTESDPNFQSYLKKEGDPPPIVDNFYSRPSYRDNDRRNSDHRQGHKRRYDDRRHHGGHRQRHDQRYQPYPDQRSYDRRSHHNNRGHNYRDQRQWNQQQHRRGPDSGHTKHYM; this comes from the exons ATGTCAGAAGATAGTGACCCTCAACCTGAAGGAACTTCAAGTTCTGAAACTTTCCAAGAACAATATGCTGAGGCCCTTGCTCTTCTTGAAGCTGAATTTATAGATCGCTATACAGAAAGTGACCCGAACTTCCAGTCCTACCTGAAGAAAGAAGGAGATCCGCCACCAATTGTTGATAACTTCTACAGTCGACCATCATACAGAGACAATGATCGAAGAAATTCAGA TCACAGGCAAGGACACAAAAGACGATACGACGATAGAAGACACCACGGAGGACACAGGCAAAGACATGACCAAAGATACCAGCCTTACCCGGATCAGAGATCGTATGACAGAAGATCACACCACAACAATCGAGGCCACAACTACAGGGATCAAAGACAGTGGAACCAGCAGCAGCACCGTCGTGGCCCTGATAGTGGACATACAAAACACTATATGTAA